In Kazachstania africana CBS 2517 chromosome 11, complete genome, the DNA window AAACGAACCAACAAAGCCTAATTGTCTAGCCAATTGTGCAAGTAGTCCAACAGTTGATTGCCCAGGGGCTTTCTTTGTCTTGTTCACTTTTGATAGCAAAGTATCGGCTGGTTGAGAAACTATCGCAGCTGCTAAACCAGCAGTTAAACCCGAAAGAAGATTAATACCTGTCAATGCTGTCTCAGATAATCTATCCTTGGGTCCAGTAAATTTGAGATAAAATTCAGAAGCACGTTCAAATACTAGAAACTTGGCAATGTTATATGGAATCtgtttgaataaaatagGGGTGAAACCATTATAAAAAGATCCTACACCCTcctctttcaaaattcttgaaaagcCACCGAATAGGCCATTGGCAAATTGAGGTTGAGAAACCAACCTAATTCTAGTTGCTTCTAAAGGACACAAAGCAATATCAGCAAAAAACTCTGCTATAGCAGCTGATCCCATGTAAACAGAATTCTTGTATTTAGATGCTGTATCATAACCTAATATGTCGATAAACAGTTTCTTGAAGACTTCATATCCACCAAACTTGAAAGCGCCCTGCAAAGAGTAACCCAACAAAGTTGGACCAAAACCAGTCAAAAGTGCTGTAGCGCCTTCTTGACCGATGATTTTTCTAAAGGATGCAACCATGCCCTTATTATAGACATTAGGCTCTAGTTGGATTCTGGTTTTAACAACATCAATTGGTACCATCGAACTATGGGTAGTACCACAACCAATAGCTCCCGCCAGAGCAAACTTGAAGTAATCAGAAGCAGAATATTGAGGAATATTATGAGACATGTGTGGATTTGATTCTCTCTTTGagttattatttgaaatctcAACGAGAAGTTCGTATGACTTTTTTGTATCTCATGTATATCGATCGcttctttgatttcaatttcgatATCTTCACTTTCGGATTTTCTGTCGATGACAAGTTCCTCAGAAATTATTGGCTAGAGCATGGTGTCAGTAACGAACGTAGCCAGCAAACACTACAGATCAAGGAGTAAAGGCTATAATGTTAGCCCATACTCAATACAGAACATGTTATATGTACCAGaatgatataaatatgAGTTATCTTGATGTATCTAGTAAGTTCACCATTACTTTACCTAATTTCGGCGTGTGCATTCGTAAGAAACATCTCCATGTTATTCGTAGGTTGTGAATACTGTAACGACCCAAAATAGCAATAAATTCCCTTGTTATATTTGAACAGAAATTAAATATGAAGCTTTTTTCTGCGGCAATTGATGTTAACTGATAGAGGACACAATAAAGTAGAACATACTGTTGAACAGGTCTATATGTAATTGTGAATGAAtgttatatttattttactGTAGTCTGGTTTAACTACCATTCTAGACAAGAATCATCGAAGAAAGTTTTTTGGAGGATAAATTTGCCTGTTCAGGGAAATCCCTTATTAGAAAGGACGGTATCAGGTGGTAAACGTCATAGATCGATGTAAAAAACTGATATTTGTAGTTTATACACGACGCTTAGTTCTCATTTATGCAAGAGAATATTGTTGAGAGGGTAATTGATATTCTACCattttgatgataaaaAACAGTTTTTGAGGTCATATTCTCGGTTCTTACTATAGAATTCAGTACTTTAAGATCAATAGTCTCCTAGATTAGAGCTATTTATCAGCAACTACGGAACTTTTTAATATGTACCGAATAAATTGTTTTAGAACTTGGTCTAGAATATGCTTACTATCTTGAATTGAATATGAAAACTCAACATGAAAGATCGGTGATCCAAGCACCTTGGAAAAGTATGGAGTCATGCACATTTTCAAAGTATGCCTATATTGCACCGTAAAAAACTACTATTCTTTAAACTGGTTCTTAATTAGTAACCATTCTGAAGCTCATGGTAGATTAGAATCCATGTAATGCCATCCTATGTTCTCTTACACTTGAAGATAAAGAGATCCG includes these proteins:
- the MIR1 gene encoding Mir1p (similar to Saccharomyces cerevisiae MIR1 (YJR077C); ancestral locus Anc_1.536), whose translation is MSHNIPQYSASDYFKFALAGAIGCGTTHSSMVPIDVVKTRIQLEPNVYNKGMVASFRKIIGQEGATALLTGFGPTLLGYSLQGAFKFGGYEVFKKLFIDILGYDTASKYKNSVYMGSAAIAEFFADIALCPLEATRIRLVSQPQFANGLFGGFSRILKEEGVGSFYNGFTPILFKQIPYNIAKFLVFERASEFYLKFTGPKDRLSETALTGINLLSGLTAGLAAAIVSQPADTLLSKVNKTKKAPGQSTVGLLAQLARQLGFVGSFAGLTTRLVMVGTLTSLQFGIYGSLKKTLGCGPTIEIGGGGH